Proteins encoded within one genomic window of Enterococcus haemoperoxidus ATCC BAA-382:
- a CDS encoding SIS domain-containing protein has protein sequence MDLFKETPETLEQIGALITTQEIKQQPNLWQEAFNNHNDQRKKIEQFIATIVETEKGKKIRVIFTGAGTSAYVGDSITPYLNHKGNTADFIFESIPTTNIVSNPYDYLQTEVPTILVSFARSGNSPESVATVKLAKQLVKKLYQITITCARDGQLALEAVGDTNNLLLLMPEKSNDLGFAMTGSFTCMLLSALLIFDTSSMDEKQLFAQQAIRMGEEVITRESEIEKLLDGSVDRIAYLGSGSLAGLTREAQLKVLELTAGKTATIFDSSIGFRHGPKSFVNEKTLVFVFVTNDSYTRKYDLDIAEEIKADKIAARIITLDVEGKDNFSGQRFTYSTGKELPEAYLVLPYVLFAQTIAIHSSLKVNNTPDTPSATGTVNRVVKGVKIYDYHD, from the coding sequence ATGGACTTATTTAAAGAAACCCCAGAAACACTTGAACAAATCGGCGCTTTGATCACAACACAAGAAATAAAACAGCAACCAAATCTATGGCAAGAAGCCTTTAATAACCATAACGATCAGCGCAAAAAAATAGAACAATTTATTGCTACGATTGTAGAAACCGAAAAAGGCAAAAAAATCCGGGTGATTTTTACAGGAGCAGGTACATCTGCCTATGTAGGTGACTCAATTACGCCTTATTTAAACCACAAAGGAAATACAGCAGATTTTATTTTTGAAAGTATACCGACAACGAATATTGTCTCTAATCCCTATGATTATTTACAAACAGAGGTGCCGACGATATTAGTATCTTTTGCTCGTAGCGGTAACTCACCAGAATCAGTCGCAACGGTAAAATTAGCCAAACAGCTGGTTAAAAAGCTCTATCAAATCACCATTACATGTGCAAGAGATGGTCAGCTTGCGCTAGAAGCGGTAGGAGATACCAATAATTTGTTACTATTAATGCCTGAAAAATCCAATGATTTAGGATTTGCGATGACAGGTAGTTTCACCTGTATGTTGCTAAGTGCTCTCTTGATTTTTGACACGAGTAGTATGGATGAAAAACAACTGTTTGCCCAACAAGCGATCCGAATGGGAGAAGAAGTTATCACAAGAGAGTCTGAAATTGAAAAATTACTAGACGGTTCAGTTGACCGAATAGCATATCTTGGTTCTGGTAGTTTAGCTGGTTTGACAAGAGAAGCACAATTAAAAGTTCTTGAACTAACAGCTGGAAAAACAGCAACTATTTTTGACTCATCGATTGGGTTTAGGCATGGGCCAAAATCATTCGTCAACGAGAAAACACTGGTTTTTGTCTTTGTAACAAATGACTCGTATACGAGAAAATATGATTTGGATATCGCAGAAGAAATAAAAGCAGATAAGATTGCAGCAAGGATTATCACACTCGATGTAGAAGGCAAGGATAATTTCTCAGGACAACGTTTTACCTATTCAACAGGCAAAGAATTACCCGAAGCTTACTTGGTCTTGCCATACGTTTTATTTGCTCAAACGATTGCAATCCATAGTTCGTTAAAAGTAAACAATACACCAGATACACCTTCTGCTACAGGGACTGTCAATCGTGTCGTAAAAGGGGTCAAAATCTACGATTATCATGACTAA
- a CDS encoding PTS system mannose/fructose/sorbose family transporter subunit IID yields the protein MTKSNYKLTKKDFNQINKRSLFTFQLGWNYERMQGSGYLYTILPQLRKMYGDDTPELKEMMRTHAQFFNTSNFLNTIITGIDLAIEEKEGITAKDSVAGIKVGLMGPFAAIGDSIFGALVPTIFGALAANMAVNGNPIGAFIWMAAQIAIMVFRWKQLEFAYKEGISLVTTMQSRLTAMTNAATLMGVFMVGALVATMINVHFAWAPSIGDLTINVQNNVDMIMPRLLPAAIVGGVYWLLGKKNITSTRAIFIVLIISVALSALGVISK from the coding sequence ATGACGAAATCTAACTATAAATTAACGAAAAAAGACTTTAACCAAATCAATAAAAGAAGTTTATTCACGTTCCAGTTAGGTTGGAACTATGAAAGAATGCAAGGTTCAGGTTATCTGTATACGATTTTACCTCAACTAAGAAAAATGTATGGTGACGATACACCTGAATTAAAGGAAATGATGCGTACCCATGCACAATTTTTTAATACAAGTAACTTTTTGAATACAATCATTACAGGAATCGATTTAGCGATTGAAGAAAAAGAAGGAATCACTGCAAAGGATTCTGTTGCTGGGATCAAAGTTGGGTTGATGGGACCTTTTGCCGCAATTGGAGATTCAATTTTTGGGGCATTAGTGCCAACTATTTTTGGAGCACTAGCTGCCAATATGGCGGTCAACGGTAATCCAATCGGTGCCTTTATTTGGATGGCTGCACAAATTGCGATTATGGTATTTCGTTGGAAACAACTGGAATTTGCCTATAAAGAAGGAATCTCTTTAGTAACGACTATGCAAAGTAGATTAACAGCGATGACAAATGCTGCGACATTGATGGGTGTGTTTATGGTCGGGGCTTTAGTCGCAACGATGATCAATGTGCATTTTGCTTGGGCTCCTTCAATTGGAGATTTAACGATCAATGTTCAAAATAATGTAGATATGATCATGCCTCGATTATTGCCAGCTGCAATCGTTGGTGGTGTGTATTGGTTACTTGGCAAAAAGAATATCACGTCAACTAGAGCAATCTTTATCGTACTGATTATTTCAGTTGCGTTATCTGCTTTAGGTGTCATTTCAAAATAG
- a CDS encoding endo-alpha-N-acetylgalactosaminidase family protein, which yields MKKKYTTSISILALMTCGILLGSTDVLADENSSQNQSQIVAEPKAVENYWQTNFQNGQLGNWQDLVGGTNRTLKSNALDIFRKTESGNNAVSINLDSPQKADGEIETSFKFTSGEGRTGVVVRGASKDSWIFIGYNVNGKWLVESPTSWNDNLSGPTLVADTTYVLKVRYVGTKITIWLNGTQFYDGEPVLANGAKIPTTAGRIGFRTWYDQKSVTYQYFKNGDSGTIPEIIPEITEIAPSKIFTKIGVAPILPTTVKTTYNTGIQKDESVSWDPIAPESYQKVGSFDVLGTVTGTALKAKATITVIDEGSIETGDKISSADLTAVLDPKFPRVIRYENPSDNKIIFKGQQEKNNQVLIDGKPYEATAVKEQTTAKNKAIYQVTVPAIDLSFKVSFTISDGLEMAMKITDIKEGTTKIHTLAIANQGMLSVNSTDAGAAFSGVVMNTGTNANNNNKNGDTFQNLVSSNEVGTKQYMYGFLNTNDYAASFWTNAYGDGTVDNSDNNRIYKQTKETAAGYVTSLWSGSWTYRPFDAPNTYLTGDIPEVKVKFAKDLNGDGKVDWQDAAISYRAIMNNPVGAEKVPELVNQRIPFNFASQATNPFSVTLDESKRVYNLTDGLGQMNLLKGYQNEGHDSAHPDYGEVGKRQGGVNDLNQLIEEGHKLNAIFGVHVNDTESYPEAKHFSEELVDPTKRGWDWLDPSYFIKQRPDTISGNRLERFKELKQNVPKLDYIYVDVWGNQGEAGWLSRQLSKEINGLGWITANEFPNALEYDSIWNHWSAEKAYGGTSTKGFNSNIVRFIRNHQKDTWIISDNPLLGGAEFEAYEGWVGKTNFNTYKDKTFAINIPTKFLQHYQITNWDTTTSAEGQIYGTIKLASANDKVVVTKKDASDQKRITLNNVDVLKGSTYLLPWTVNKELKLYHWNETGGSTTWTIPDELQAKTNLHVYELTDQGRKDKGAANITGNQVTIQAAAKTPYIIAEPATVEPVKFGTGTPVKDPGFNEQDTLAKNWQVIQGDATVIKDPNGDYVLNAGKAAMTIKQDLTVPKAGKYSAYVNTETHNRKASITMEIDGKKYTKDYTNSVVQNYIQADINHTSSKYPQYMQNARVDFVVPENAQKVTLTLAAEAGTNKTKFDDIRIVERQTDVMNPTSETIIKQDFEDTQAIGLFPFVKGQAGGVEDPRIHLSEKNEPYTQYGWNGNKVSDVLSGNWSLKAHKQGTGLMLQTTPQNIKFEAGKKYTVSFDYQTDGKDIFSAGSVTGEFKSLSDLKKVGTILPTSADGKTKKYEAEITGDASGNTTFGIYTTGGAYDLVIDNFTVTVKTTK from the coding sequence ATGAAAAAAAAGTATACGACATCTATTAGCATCTTAGCTTTAATGACTTGTGGGATTTTGCTGGGGTCAACCGATGTTTTGGCGGATGAGAACAGTAGTCAAAATCAATCTCAGATCGTTGCAGAACCAAAAGCTGTAGAAAATTATTGGCAAACAAATTTTCAAAATGGACAATTAGGCAATTGGCAGGATTTAGTTGGCGGAACCAATAGAACCTTAAAAAGTAACGCACTAGACATTTTCAGAAAGACAGAATCTGGCAATAATGCGGTATCGATCAATTTAGATTCGCCTCAAAAAGCAGATGGCGAGATTGAAACGTCATTTAAATTTACTTCAGGAGAAGGCAGAACGGGTGTCGTTGTTAGAGGTGCTTCTAAAGATAGTTGGATTTTTATTGGCTATAATGTAAATGGAAAATGGCTCGTTGAAAGTCCAACATCTTGGAACGATAATCTTTCTGGACCAACATTAGTGGCTGATACGACTTACGTTTTAAAAGTTCGTTATGTTGGAACAAAAATCACGATTTGGCTAAATGGTACTCAATTTTATGACGGAGAACCTGTCTTGGCTAATGGAGCTAAAATTCCGACGACAGCCGGGCGCATCGGTTTTAGAACTTGGTACGACCAAAAGTCTGTCACCTATCAATATTTTAAAAATGGTGATAGCGGAACGATTCCTGAGATAATACCTGAAATTACCGAAATAGCACCTAGTAAGATTTTTACCAAAATTGGTGTAGCACCAATTTTACCTACAACTGTCAAAACAACCTACAATACTGGCATTCAAAAAGATGAGTCTGTTTCGTGGGACCCAATTGCACCAGAATCTTACCAAAAAGTCGGTAGTTTTGATGTATTGGGAACAGTAACTGGAACAGCTTTGAAAGCTAAAGCGACAATAACGGTCATTGATGAAGGTAGTATTGAAACAGGAGATAAAATTTCATCTGCAGACCTTACTGCTGTTTTAGACCCTAAATTTCCAAGAGTGATTCGTTACGAAAATCCAAGCGATAACAAAATTATTTTTAAAGGTCAGCAAGAAAAAAACAATCAAGTTTTGATTGATGGGAAACCCTACGAAGCAACTGCGGTGAAAGAACAGACTACTGCAAAAAATAAGGCAATCTATCAAGTAACAGTGCCAGCAATCGATTTGAGTTTTAAAGTGAGTTTTACTATTTCTGACGGTCTGGAAATGGCAATGAAAATAACGGATATCAAAGAAGGAACGACAAAAATCCATACATTGGCTATTGCAAATCAAGGAATGCTTTCAGTAAATAGTACCGATGCAGGAGCAGCATTTTCTGGGGTTGTCATGAATACAGGAACGAATGCGAACAACAACAATAAAAACGGAGATACATTCCAGAACTTAGTATCATCAAATGAAGTTGGAACAAAGCAGTATATGTATGGTTTCTTAAATACGAATGATTATGCTGCAAGTTTTTGGACCAATGCTTATGGTGATGGCACCGTTGATAACAGCGATAATAATCGTATCTATAAACAAACAAAAGAAACAGCGGCTGGATATGTGACATCATTATGGAGTGGCTCATGGACCTACCGCCCGTTTGATGCGCCGAACACTTATTTAACAGGTGATATACCCGAGGTGAAAGTCAAATTTGCAAAAGACTTAAATGGTGATGGCAAAGTTGATTGGCAAGATGCAGCAATAAGCTATCGCGCTATTATGAACAATCCTGTTGGTGCTGAAAAAGTGCCGGAATTAGTCAATCAAAGAATTCCATTCAACTTTGCCAGCCAGGCAACAAATCCATTTTCAGTAACGTTGGATGAATCAAAACGAGTGTATAACCTGACAGATGGATTAGGGCAAATGAACTTATTAAAAGGCTATCAAAATGAAGGACACGATTCAGCACATCCAGATTATGGCGAAGTTGGTAAACGTCAAGGTGGAGTAAATGATCTGAATCAATTGATTGAGGAAGGTCATAAGCTTAACGCGATTTTTGGAGTACATGTCAATGATACCGAGTCTTATCCAGAAGCAAAACACTTTAGTGAAGAGTTAGTCGATCCAACCAAACGAGGCTGGGATTGGTTAGACCCATCTTATTTCATCAAACAACGCCCAGATACAATCAGTGGGAATCGTTTGGAACGTTTCAAAGAATTGAAGCAAAACGTACCGAAATTGGATTATATTTATGTAGATGTCTGGGGAAATCAAGGTGAAGCAGGTTGGTTAAGCCGCCAATTAAGTAAAGAAATCAATGGACTGGGTTGGATTACAGCAAATGAGTTTCCAAATGCACTAGAATATGATTCGATTTGGAATCATTGGTCCGCCGAAAAAGCATATGGAGGAACCTCAACGAAAGGATTTAACAGTAATATTGTGCGTTTTATCCGTAATCATCAAAAAGATACATGGATCATATCTGATAATCCATTATTAGGTGGAGCAGAGTTTGAAGCATATGAAGGTTGGGTTGGAAAAACCAATTTCAATACGTATAAAGATAAAACCTTTGCAATCAATATTCCAACAAAATTCTTACAACATTACCAAATCACAAACTGGGATACAACGACTTCAGCCGAAGGTCAAATATATGGTACGATCAAACTGGCAAGTGCTAATGATAAAGTAGTTGTAACAAAGAAAGATGCCAGTGATCAAAAACGCATAACGCTAAATAACGTTGACGTATTAAAAGGGAGCACCTATCTGTTACCTTGGACAGTCAATAAAGAACTGAAGTTATATCATTGGAATGAGACAGGCGGTTCTACAACATGGACGATTCCAGACGAATTGCAAGCAAAAACGAATTTACATGTATACGAACTAACGGATCAAGGTCGAAAAGATAAAGGAGCAGCTAATATAACAGGAAACCAAGTAACGATTCAAGCAGCAGCAAAAACACCTTATATAATTGCTGAACCAGCGACTGTTGAACCAGTAAAATTTGGCACAGGAACACCTGTGAAAGATCCTGGATTCAATGAGCAAGATACATTGGCTAAAAATTGGCAAGTCATTCAAGGAGATGCAACAGTCATTAAAGACCCAAATGGTGACTATGTTCTCAATGCCGGAAAAGCAGCAATGACGATCAAGCAAGACTTAACAGTACCCAAAGCAGGAAAGTACAGTGCATACGTCAATACTGAAACGCATAACCGAAAAGCGAGCATAACAATGGAAATCGACGGGAAAAAATATACCAAAGATTATACCAATTCTGTCGTTCAAAACTATATTCAAGCGGATATTAATCATACCAGCAGCAAATATCCCCAATATATGCAAAATGCCAGAGTCGATTTTGTAGTTCCGGAAAATGCGCAAAAAGTAACACTTACTCTAGCAGCAGAAGCAGGAACCAACAAAACAAAATTTGATGATATTCGAATCGTCGAACGACAAACAGATGTAATGAATCCAACGAGTGAAACCATTATCAAACAAGATTTTGAAGATACCCAAGCAATTGGATTGTTCCCGTTTGTCAAAGGGCAAGCTGGTGGTGTGGAAGATCCAAGAATACACTTATCAGAGAAAAACGAACCGTATACGCAATACGGTTGGAATGGAAATAAAGTATCTGATGTATTATCAGGCAATTGGTCCTTAAAAGCCCACAAGCAAGGGACTGGTTTGATGCTTCAAACGACTCCGCAAAACATAAAATTTGAAGCAGGTAAAAAATACACAGTAAGCTTTGATTACCAAACAGATGGAAAAGATATTTTCTCTGCAGGGTCTGTGACAGGTGAATTTAAATCACTTTCAGATCTTAAAAAAGTTGGCACAATTTTACCGACATCGGCAGATGGAAAAACTAAAAAATATGAAGCAGAAATTACTGGTGATGCTTCAGGAAATACCACATTTGGTATTTATACAACTGGAGGCGCGTATGACTTGGTCATTGATAATTTTACCGTGACAGTCAAAACGACAAAGTAA
- a CDS encoding PTS sugar transporter subunit IIA: protein MNNLLLVSHGNFCTELKASAEMIMGEQENIYTVPLLAEEGEKEFLEKFEKITESVENFIVFSDLLGGTPCNILSKKIMNGASFELYAGMNLPMVISFVNANLLGSQSDFVAEAKESTVKVNELLAADAFDDEDE from the coding sequence TTGAATAATTTACTATTAGTCAGTCATGGCAACTTTTGTACAGAGCTAAAAGCCAGTGCGGAGATGATCATGGGCGAACAAGAAAATATTTATACTGTACCTTTGTTGGCTGAAGAAGGTGAAAAAGAGTTCTTAGAAAAATTTGAAAAGATCACAGAATCAGTAGAGAATTTTATAGTTTTTTCAGATTTATTAGGTGGAACGCCTTGCAATATATTATCAAAAAAAATAATGAATGGTGCCTCATTTGAATTGTATGCGGGAATGAATTTGCCGATGGTCATCAGTTTTGTTAATGCAAATTTGTTAGGAAGCCAAAGCGATTTTGTGGCAGAGGCAAAGGAAAGTACGGTCAAAGTCAACGAATTATTAGCGGCAGATGCATTTGATGATGAAGATGAATAG
- the lacD gene encoding tagatose-bisphosphate aldolase yields the protein MLKMTASKKAAMDRLSTKDGIIEALAIDQRGALKKMIKALGKEPTEQHIIDFKTMVSQELTPFASAILLDPEYGIPAAESRDQQAGLLLAYEKTGYDASTPGRLPDLLGDWSVIRLQEKGADAIKFLLYYDADESQEINHLKHIFVERLGSECFSEDIPFYLELISYDAKITDALSSEYAKIKPEKVIKMMEEFSKPQYKVDVLKVEVPVNMNYVEGIGSEKAVYSREEALTYFKQQSEATQLPFIFLSAGVTAKMFQDTLEFAKEAGSTFNGVLCGRATWKDGVTPFVESGEESARQWLRTEGKDHIQQLNEVVERTASSWHDKVEVIA from the coding sequence ATGCTAAAAATGACAGCAAGTAAAAAAGCAGCGATGGACCGTTTATCAACAAAAGATGGAATTATTGAAGCTTTAGCAATCGATCAACGAGGCGCATTGAAAAAAATGATCAAAGCTTTAGGAAAAGAACCTACTGAGCAGCATATTATTGATTTTAAAACCATGGTTTCACAAGAATTGACGCCATTTGCCTCTGCTATTTTATTAGATCCAGAATATGGGATACCAGCAGCTGAATCAAGAGACCAACAGGCTGGTTTGTTACTAGCTTATGAAAAAACAGGATATGATGCATCAACACCAGGAAGATTACCAGATCTTTTAGGGGATTGGTCTGTTATACGTTTGCAGGAAAAAGGTGCCGATGCAATTAAGTTTTTATTGTATTATGATGCGGATGAATCACAAGAAATCAATCATCTAAAACATATCTTTGTGGAACGGTTGGGAAGTGAATGTTTCAGTGAAGATATACCGTTTTATTTAGAATTGATTTCTTATGATGCGAAAATTACAGATGCTTTGTCTAGCGAATATGCAAAAATCAAACCTGAAAAAGTCATCAAGATGATGGAGGAATTTTCGAAACCACAATATAAAGTTGATGTGTTGAAAGTAGAAGTCCCGGTCAATATGAATTATGTTGAAGGAATAGGGTCAGAAAAAGCTGTTTATTCCAGAGAAGAAGCACTGACATATTTTAAGCAACAAAGTGAAGCGACCCAGTTACCATTTATTTTTCTAAGTGCAGGTGTTACAGCTAAAATGTTCCAAGATACACTAGAATTTGCCAAAGAAGCAGGCTCGACGTTTAACGGTGTATTATGCGGACGTGCTACTTGGAAAGATGGAGTAACGCCCTTTGTTGAAAGTGGGGAAGAATCAGCTCGTCAATGGTTGCGTACTGAAGGAAAAGACCATATTCAACAATTGAATGAAGTCGTCGAACGAACAGCAAGTTCTTGGCATGACAAGGTAGAAGTAATAGCGTAA